The Magnolia sinica isolate HGM2019 chromosome 10, MsV1, whole genome shotgun sequence genome includes a window with the following:
- the LOC131257549 gene encoding uncharacterized protein LOC131257549, with product MFSFPTPNLLYSNSHQTSSTQTLLSISFIRFHSVLSFLSTMKPMPLFSTISLLLAISCIVTISQARVSPGAVYKELTVIRSYARPSMTPPAPRRNPPITPSKRTAHLLRPVQQPLPAYSASS from the exons ATGTTTTCCTTTCCAACACCAAACCTCCTCTACTCAAACTCACACCAAACCTCTTCTACTCAAACTCTCCTCTCCATATCATTTATAAGATTCCATTCTGTTCTAAGTTTCCTAAGTACCATGAAACCTATGCCTCTTTTCTCTACCATTTCTCTTTTGCTTGCAATCTCTTGTATTGTAACCATCTCTCAAGCAAGAGTTTCTCCTG GTGCTGTGTATAAGGAGTTGACGGTGATAAGAAGCTATGCAAGGCCATCTATGACCCCTCCAGCTCCACGTAGAAACCCACCAATCACTCCCAGCAAACGCACGGCCCACCTGCTACGTCCAGTTCAACAACCTCTACCTGCCTATTCAGCTTCTTCATGA